In Thermosphaera sp., a genomic segment contains:
- a CDS encoding 50S ribosomal protein L1, translated as MPLEHNKLKEAISKAVEVGKGRRFKQSVEMIVVLRDIDPKSQAGKIREIVVLPKGRGKKQKICVVADGELAEKAKSAGAFMVISSAELGSIGKKQAKKIASSCDWVLVRTDLMAQVGRVLGPALGPRGKPPVPMPPSADISMLIKRYENSVVVRTKEQPQLSVAIGTEDMSLEDLVENANSVLGLLESKLPAGMGNVDRILFKTTMGPAVEAV; from the coding sequence ATGCCCCTAGAACATAATAAGCTTAAAGAGGCCATCTCGAAAGCCGTTGAAGTAGGCAAGGGTAGGAGATTTAAACAGAGTGTAGAAATGATCGTAGTGCTGAGAGACATCGACCCGAAGAGCCAGGCAGGCAAGATAAGGGAGATAGTCGTCCTCCCGAAAGGGAGGGGTAAAAAGCAGAAAATCTGTGTCGTAGCTGATGGAGAACTGGCTGAAAAAGCAAAGTCTGCAGGCGCGTTCATGGTGATTTCCTCGGCCGAGCTCGGCTCGATCGGCAAGAAGCAGGCTAAGAAGATAGCAAGTAGTTGCGACTGGGTTCTCGTGAGAACTGACCTCATGGCTCAGGTTGGGCGTGTCCTGGGCCCAGCGCTAGGCCCCCGTGGCAAGCCACCTGTTCCAATGCCTCCTTCAGCTGACATTTCAATGCTTATCAAGAGGTATGAGAACTCAGTGGTCGTTAGAACCAAGGAACAACCCCAGCTGTCAGTGGCCATTGGTACGGAAGACATGAGCCTGGAAGACCTTGTCGAGAATGCTAACAGTGTACTAGGATTACTGGAGTCCAAGCTCCCAGCTGGAATGGGTAATGTAGACAGGATATTGTTTAAGACCACGATGGGGCCAGCGGTGGAGGCCGTCTAG
- a CDS encoding 50S ribosomal protein L31e yields the protein MSEQGQIVKSIHLIPLKKVYFGRRANRADRAVRLVKKYVARHFKEAEKIIVDPRVNDYIWSRSREKPPRKVLVEVRFDKESKTVKVFLARKKASPTA from the coding sequence ATGAGCGAGCAGGGTCAAATAGTCAAGAGTATTCACCTAATACCGCTGAAGAAGGTATACTTTGGGAGGAGAGCTAATAGGGCTGATAGAGCGGTCAGGTTGGTGAAGAAGTATGTTGCAAGGCACTTCAAAGAAGCCGAGAAGATAATAGTGGACCCAAGGGTCAACGATTACATATGGTCTAGGAGCCGGGAGAAACCTCCCCGTAAGGTTTTAGTGGAGGTAAGGTTCGACAAGGAGAGCAAGACTGTCAAAGTGTTTTTAGCGAGGAAAAAGGCTTCCCCGACTGCTTGA
- a CDS encoding ribonuclease P protein component 4 yields MPRSRVNIMKEIARERIILLYDLAAKRVEQGELDLARRYVEIMLKISAKARVKPPRYIRRGYCRQCKVPLIPGVTSRVRVRSDGSSSRVVVSCLACGWMRRFVVKK; encoded by the coding sequence TTGCCGAGGTCTAGAGTAAACATCATGAAGGAGATAGCTAGGGAGAGGATAATACTACTCTACGACCTAGCTGCCAAGCGGGTGGAGCAGGGCGAGCTAGACCTCGCCAGGAGGTATGTCGAGATCATGCTTAAAATCTCTGCTAAAGCCAGAGTGAAGCCGCCAAGGTATATTAGGAGGGGATACTGTAGACAATGTAAAGTACCATTGATTCCCGGAGTCACGTCCCGGGTTAGAGTTAGGAGTGATGGATCGTCTTCACGAGTTGTGGTATCATGCCTTGCGTGTGGATGGATGAGGAGGTTCGTGGTGAAGAAGTGA
- a CDS encoding 50S ribosomal protein L10: MSAITRVYPKWKTEQVEELVELLRNHKAFLVGDLTGVPASHIQRLRKKLAKTTVVRVVKPKLFAIALERAGINPEIFRDVLTGQNIVFFTNENPFDLAMKIHNTVTMDYYKPGEKTDKEIVIPEGNTGIPPGPMLSVFGKLKIQTKVQANVIHVAKDTVVAKPGDVVSPELSSLLQKLGLALKEIRLKLKIAYDGVLIPGENLVLNINEYVEMIKLAGLDALKIAVELALPEPEVLPLALSRAVRQATAIAVEAGYVTPETVELVLKTAESRAQALAYHVSKLAPELGIEVKVAVAQAPESKPKKEEKPAEAEEKKEEGVSEETLAEGLSALFG; the protein is encoded by the coding sequence ATGTCCGCAATAACGCGAGTCTATCCAAAATGGAAAACCGAGCAGGTGGAAGAGTTAGTAGAATTGTTGAGAAACCATAAAGCATTCTTAGTGGGAGATTTAACCGGTGTTCCAGCAAGCCACATCCAGAGGTTGAGAAAGAAGCTTGCGAAGACGACCGTAGTTAGAGTTGTCAAGCCGAAGTTGTTCGCTATAGCGCTTGAGAGGGCTGGAATTAATCCGGAGATATTTAGGGATGTTCTTACAGGCCAAAACATTGTCTTCTTCACTAATGAGAACCCGTTCGACTTGGCCATGAAGATACACAACACTGTAACAATGGATTACTACAAGCCTGGTGAGAAGACGGATAAGGAGATCGTTATACCAGAAGGTAATACCGGGATCCCCCCGGGGCCGATGCTGAGCGTTTTCGGCAAGCTCAAAATACAGACAAAGGTTCAGGCTAACGTTATACACGTAGCAAAGGATACTGTAGTGGCTAAACCAGGCGACGTTGTCTCCCCGGAACTGTCAAGCCTGTTGCAGAAGCTTGGCCTAGCGTTAAAGGAGATAAGGCTTAAGCTGAAAATCGCGTACGACGGCGTCTTAATCCCTGGTGAAAACCTTGTATTGAATATTAATGAATACGTTGAAATGATCAAGCTTGCTGGTCTCGATGCGTTGAAAATAGCTGTTGAGCTAGCCTTGCCAGAGCCCGAGGTTCTCCCGCTAGCACTATCAAGAGCTGTGAGGCAGGCAACAGCCATCGCTGTTGAAGCAGGATATGTAACGCCGGAGACTGTGGAGCTCGTGTTGAAGACTGCGGAGTCGAGGGCTCAAGCGCTTGCCTATCATGTTTCAAAGCTCGCTCCTGAGCTTGGGATCGAAGTAAAAGTTGCAGTGGCGCAGGCGCCGGAGTCTAAGCCTAAGAAGGAGGAGAAGCCTGCTGAGGCTGAGGAGAAGAAGGAGGAAGGTGTTAGCGAGGAGACTCTTGCCGAGGGTTTAAGCGCGCTCTTCGGATAG
- a CDS encoding 50S ribosomal protein L11 encodes MAKKTIKVMVEGGRATPGPPLGPTLSPYKVNIPEVVKAINDATKDFEGLTVPVEIVIDVDTKKFEVKVGIPTTTALLLKEAGAKQPTGDPGHQKIGNISLEQAIKIALSKREQLSAKTLKAAVKTILGSARSIGITVEGKDPKDVQKLIDEGAYDELFKKYESEWEGGE; translated from the coding sequence GTGGCGAAGAAAACTATTAAAGTCATGGTGGAGGGAGGTAGGGCAACACCCGGCCCGCCTCTAGGTCCCACGCTTTCACCTTACAAAGTGAACATTCCAGAAGTCGTCAAAGCTATCAACGATGCCACGAAGGATTTTGAGGGATTAACCGTTCCAGTGGAGATAGTAATAGATGTTGACACGAAGAAGTTCGAGGTCAAGGTCGGAATTCCAACAACCACTGCACTGCTCTTGAAGGAGGCAGGAGCTAAGCAGCCCACTGGCGATCCAGGGCATCAGAAGATCGGGAATATCAGCTTGGAGCAAGCTATTAAGATAGCATTATCCAAGAGGGAGCAACTTAGCGCTAAAACCTTGAAGGCGGCTGTGAAAACCATCCTAGGCTCGGCAAGGTCGATAGGAATAACCGTTGAAGGCAAGGATCCCAAGGATGTTCAGAAACTGATCGATGAAGGTGCTTACGATGAATTGTTTAAAAAATATGAGAGTGAATGGGAGGGTGGCGAATAA
- a CDS encoding prefoldin domain-containing protein, with the protein MSGEKQAGEKGFTVEELLARATELREYITVLSNTINNYVTQYRELQLASETLKNLPENGGEGYVVVDRLSSVLVPGIIKEGWSSSVLVNIGFGFYLKTSKDKAAEVLEKRISGVNRVLEELQKRYKTALDEYSALQGILNQLYVEAEKQAESGGQATGG; encoded by the coding sequence ATGAGCGGCGAGAAGCAAGCCGGTGAGAAAGGCTTCACGGTTGAGGAGTTGCTAGCTAGGGCGACTGAGCTTAGAGAATACATCACGGTTTTATCCAACACTATCAACAACTACGTTACCCAATACCGGGAGCTCCAGCTGGCGTCTGAAACCTTGAAGAATCTACCTGAAAACGGTGGCGAGGGCTATGTCGTCGTTGACAGGTTGTCGAGCGTTCTAGTACCGGGGATTATCAAGGAGGGTTGGTCCTCGAGCGTCCTGGTCAACATTGGATTCGGATTTTACTTGAAGACAAGCAAGGATAAGGCAGCGGAGGTGTTAGAGAAGAGGATTTCAGGTGTTAATAGAGTGTTGGAGGAGCTTCAGAAGAGATACAAGACAGCTTTGGACGAGTACTCTGCCCTTCAGGGAATACTAAACCAGCTATATGTAGAAGCTGAGAAGCAAGCCGAGTCTGGAGGCCAGGCTACTGGTGGCTAG
- a CDS encoding anaerobic ribonucleoside triphosphate reductase: protein MQLNYEEKPVNDPLKEYISWNSLEVNENANRYMGPGSFFAWLLEERIKQESIELLPKKIARAHASGLIYIHKLPHSVYIPYCTGHSLSRLLRKGLKTPTVISRPARHLDTFVDHIANYLTTMQHYFTGAQAFSSVEWYAGPFIKADNPSDRALKQQIQRLLFNLNYPTRTGLQTPFTNFTVTMNAPRKMIEGDRAVYSGVEAGVLGEYEEEAKRFFKAFAQILLEGDSVGQPFTFPIPTLMTTAKWIWEDSEIHELVFKVASKRGSFYWLNTRLVDPDATYAMCCRLNIQTNEFKYLANGKSYSLTSIKKDVEEAREDFWRKIERQRFGGLWAMPDVTGSVNVIDVNLPRIALEAQSEESRFWELYDEMLMLVKEGMDWFRNRYVSIMKSSPGFYGMIVEYLEEFPSSHFNTIGLIGLPEAVAILMQEPKLWLDGARSDWLKAAELMRKMVEYATNKAREWMMKDGVPWNVEEVPGESAAPKLALKDLKLYPELAEYLPMEPLYSTSVAPYYTEMDIADRIEVEARVQKYFTGGVMMHLFLGEEADPEALAKLARRIMEKDIVYWSFTPAITHCNDCSSTITGLYKSCPKCGSEKVEVWSRIIGYYRPVRNWNPYRRREFWQRKHYSF from the coding sequence ATGCAGTTGAATTATGAGGAAAAACCGGTTAACGATCCATTAAAAGAGTACATATCTTGGAACAGCCTGGAGGTCAACGAGAACGCTAACAGGTACATGGGTCCAGGAAGCTTCTTCGCATGGTTGCTTGAAGAGAGGATCAAGCAAGAATCGATAGAGCTTCTTCCGAAGAAGATAGCTAGGGCGCACGCCAGCGGCTTAATATATATTCACAAGCTTCCCCACAGCGTTTACATACCATACTGTACTGGGCACAGCTTGAGCAGGCTTCTCAGGAAGGGTTTGAAGACTCCCACGGTCATATCCAGGCCTGCGAGACATCTTGATACCTTCGTCGACCACATAGCCAACTACTTGACTACTATGCAACACTACTTCACAGGGGCTCAAGCCTTCTCTAGCGTCGAGTGGTATGCGGGTCCTTTCATAAAAGCAGACAACCCCAGCGATAGGGCCTTGAAGCAACAGATACAGAGGCTGTTATTCAACCTTAATTATCCAACGAGAACGGGTCTTCAGACGCCGTTCACGAACTTCACAGTCACGATGAACGCCCCCAGGAAGATGATAGAGGGGGATAGAGCGGTATACAGCGGTGTTGAGGCCGGGGTTCTCGGAGAGTACGAGGAAGAGGCTAAGAGGTTTTTCAAGGCATTCGCTCAGATCCTCCTGGAAGGAGACTCCGTGGGTCAGCCGTTCACGTTCCCAATACCTACGCTGATGACGACTGCTAAGTGGATTTGGGAGGACTCTGAGATACATGAGCTCGTTTTTAAAGTAGCCAGCAAGAGGGGAAGCTTCTACTGGCTTAACACGAGGCTCGTGGACCCGGATGCAACTTACGCGATGTGTTGCAGGCTAAACATCCAAACCAACGAGTTTAAATACTTAGCTAATGGAAAAAGCTACTCTCTAACAAGCATTAAGAAGGACGTTGAAGAAGCTAGAGAGGATTTCTGGAGAAAGATTGAGAGGCAAAGGTTTGGCGGTTTGTGGGCAATGCCCGATGTCACGGGCTCGGTTAACGTGATAGATGTCAACCTGCCCAGGATAGCGCTCGAAGCTCAGAGCGAGGAGTCGAGGTTCTGGGAGCTTTACGATGAAATGCTCATGTTGGTCAAAGAAGGGATGGATTGGTTTAGGAACAGGTACGTGAGCATCATGAAATCGTCGCCGGGCTTCTACGGGATGATAGTGGAGTACTTGGAGGAATTCCCCTCCAGCCACTTCAACACTATAGGATTGATAGGTCTCCCCGAAGCCGTTGCCATATTGATGCAGGAGCCGAAGCTGTGGCTCGACGGTGCTAGATCAGACTGGTTGAAGGCTGCAGAGCTTATGAGGAAAATGGTTGAATACGCGACTAACAAGGCGAGAGAATGGATGATGAAGGACGGAGTGCCCTGGAACGTTGAGGAGGTCCCCGGCGAGTCTGCAGCCCCTAAGCTCGCCCTCAAGGATTTGAAACTATACCCGGAGCTGGCCGAGTACCTGCCGATGGAGCCACTATACAGTACGAGCGTAGCTCCATATTATACTGAGATGGACATTGCGGACAGGATCGAAGTCGAGGCTAGGGTTCAAAAATACTTTACTGGTGGAGTAATGATGCACTTGTTCCTTGGGGAGGAAGCAGACCCCGAGGCGCTAGCAAAGCTAGCGAGGAGGATAATGGAGAAGGACATAGTCTACTGGAGCTTCACCCCAGCTATAACACACTGCAACGACTGCAGCTCCACGATAACTGGTTTATACAAGTCCTGCCCCAAGTGCGGGAGCGAGAAAGTGGAAGTTTGGAGCCGGATAATAGGATATTACAGACCAGTTAGGAACTGGAACCCGTACAGGAGGAGAGAGTTCTGGCAGAGAAAACACTACTCCTTTTAA
- a CDS encoding 50S ribosomal protein L39e, protein MARFKHVARKLRLVAAEKSNKPIPIWVTVKTRRKVRRGFRLRNWRRSKLKNI, encoded by the coding sequence ATGGCCCGGTTCAAGCATGTTGCCCGGAAGCTTAGGCTCGTAGCCGCCGAGAAGAGTAATAAGCCTATTCCAATATGGGTTACTGTGAAAACTAGGAGGAAGGTTAGGAGAGGCTTCAGGCTGAGGAATTGGAGACGAAGTAAGTTGAAGAATATCTAG
- the ftsY gene encoding signal recognition particle-docking protein FtsY, protein MFRRIKEAFKKFIDSASSIIFSREKLESLIEELKLELVASDVAYEVAEEIANKLLKAVDEGFVKSKEDLQSLLRNILVEVFEKAGRVDLVEIARVNKPSRIVFLGVNGVGKTTSIAKVAVFLREQGFKPLMVAGDTFRAGAQEQLKIHSERTGIPVFAGKYGADPASVAYDAIQFASSRGFDTLLIDTAGRMHVDIDLVNELKKVVRVVKPHLKVLVVDALTGNDAIEQARFFNEAVGVDGVIVTKVDAYEQGGVPLSIAFIIGKPIIYVGVGQEYKDLKPFDVYEYVNKILPDLES, encoded by the coding sequence TTGTTCAGGAGGATTAAGGAAGCTTTTAAAAAGTTCATCGACTCAGCATCATCCATAATATTTTCGCGAGAGAAGCTTGAATCCCTTATCGAGGAGCTGAAGCTCGAGCTTGTTGCCAGTGATGTCGCCTACGAGGTTGCCGAGGAAATAGCGAATAAGCTTTTGAAAGCTGTTGATGAAGGCTTTGTTAAGAGCAAGGAGGATTTGCAATCACTATTAAGGAACATCCTTGTCGAAGTCTTCGAGAAAGCTGGAAGAGTGGATCTTGTTGAGATCGCTAGAGTTAACAAGCCGTCGAGGATTGTTTTCTTAGGAGTCAACGGGGTTGGCAAGACAACGAGCATTGCAAAGGTAGCTGTATTTCTCAGGGAACAAGGGTTTAAACCGTTAATGGTAGCGGGGGATACGTTCAGGGCGGGGGCTCAGGAGCAGTTGAAAATACATAGCGAGAGGACGGGGATACCTGTTTTCGCCGGGAAGTATGGGGCCGATCCGGCGTCGGTGGCTTACGATGCAATACAATTCGCCTCTAGTAGGGGTTTTGACACGCTCCTAATAGATACTGCTGGGAGAATGCACGTCGACATTGATCTTGTTAACGAATTGAAGAAGGTAGTAAGGGTCGTTAAGCCTCATCTCAAAGTTCTCGTTGTCGACGCCCTGACAGGGAACGATGCGATAGAACAAGCTAGGTTTTTCAATGAAGCCGTAGGAGTCGACGGGGTTATAGTGACGAAGGTTGACGCTTATGAGCAGGGCGGCGTCCCGCTCAGCATAGCCTTCATAATTGGGAAGCCGATCATATATGTTGGTGTTGGTCAAGAGTATAAAGATTTAAAGCCGTTTGACGTTTATGAATACGTCAATAAGATTTTGCCGGATTTGGAGAGTTGA
- the rpl18a gene encoding 50S ribosomal protein L18Ae, which translates to MSMAKTFRVKGYMLISHDRLPTWQAFTKDVRAVDEKDALEKIYSLLGSKHKLKKYHIRIESITEISPEESKDHVVRELANATRIVRT; encoded by the coding sequence ATGAGTATGGCTAAAACCTTCAGGGTTAAGGGATACATGCTCATAAGCCATGATAGGCTTCCCACCTGGCAGGCTTTCACGAAGGATGTGAGGGCAGTCGACGAGAAAGATGCATTGGAGAAAATCTACAGCCTACTGGGAAGCAAGCATAAATTGAAAAAATATCACATCAGGATTGAGAGCATCACGGAGATTAGTCCCGAAGAATCAAAGGATCATGTCGTTAGGGAGCTAGCGAATGCTACGAGGATTGTTAGAACATGA
- a CDS encoding 16S rRNA methyltransferase, with protein MYKLRIVILEAGLELVPKSIANHPSILKNAARRGKKPSEVLLDVSIHYPAMKKLPDKLKRGRPDIVHTTLLEALESPLNKKGLLEVFIHTYGGDVIFIDPSTRIPKNYNRFVGLMEQLLSRGRTPPDSQSPLLRVEKLNLKELVRESKARGLLILREECSRMKISNVAETALKENLLVGIGGFPHGDFRDETLGAADYCYSIYPESLTTWIVSSRLISSVEFMLGIL; from the coding sequence ATGTATAAACTAAGGATAGTGATTCTTGAGGCTGGACTAGAGCTGGTGCCTAAAAGCATCGCCAACCACCCTTCAATCCTAAAGAACGCTGCCAGGAGAGGGAAAAAACCTAGTGAAGTATTGCTAGATGTAAGCATTCATTACCCAGCGATGAAGAAGCTACCGGATAAGCTTAAGAGAGGGAGACCGGATATCGTCCACACCACTCTTCTCGAAGCCTTGGAGAGCCCGTTGAACAAGAAGGGGTTACTCGAGGTTTTTATTCATACGTACGGCGGGGATGTAATATTCATAGATCCTTCAACTAGAATCCCAAAGAACTATAATAGATTCGTTGGACTAATGGAGCAGCTGCTTTCAAGAGGCAGGACACCCCCCGACTCTCAAAGCCCGTTGCTTCGGGTCGAAAAACTGAATCTAAAGGAACTAGTTAGAGAGTCGAAAGCCAGGGGGTTATTGATTCTACGCGAAGAATGCAGCAGAATGAAGATAAGCAACGTAGCTGAAACCGCTTTGAAGGAAAACCTACTAGTTGGTATTGGGGGTTTCCCCCATGGAGACTTCAGAGATGAGACGCTGGGAGCCGCTGACTACTGTTATTCTATTTATCCAGAATCCCTAACCACATGGATAGTTTCTTCAAGGCTGATTTCATCCGTTGAATTCATGCTGGGTATTCTTTGA
- a CDS encoding DNA-binding protein, with product MEDYGYTDEELEAIRQRKLMELKKKMEEEQARRAQIDAVLRKLLTPEARERLNNIRLVKPELADALEQQIIALAQSGRIPVPVTDEFLKRILSELYEHSRRDTRITFKRK from the coding sequence ATGGAGGACTATGGATATACCGACGAGGAGCTGGAGGCTATTAGGCAGAGGAAGTTGATGGAGCTTAAAAAGAAAATGGAGGAAGAGCAAGCTCGGAGAGCTCAGATCGATGCGGTCTTGAGGAAGCTTCTTACGCCGGAGGCTAGGGAAAGGCTCAACAATATTAGGCTTGTAAAGCCAGAGCTTGCAGATGCTTTGGAGCAGCAAATCATTGCTTTAGCCCAGTCGGGGCGGATCCCCGTTCCAGTTACTGATGAATTTTTAAAGAGGATTTTATCAGAATTATATGAACACTCCCGAAGGGATACTCGCATCACGTTTAAGAGGAAGTAG
- the rpl12p gene encoding 50S ribosomal protein P1: MEYIYASLLLYKAGKELSEENIKKVLEAAGVSVDEVRVKSLVAALRNIDIAKVLEQALAAPVAAAPVQAAPAQEASKKEEKPAEAEEKKEEGVSEETLAEGLSALFG, translated from the coding sequence ATAGAGTACATATATGCTTCACTACTACTGTATAAGGCTGGGAAGGAGTTAAGCGAGGAGAATATTAAGAAGGTTTTGGAAGCAGCCGGCGTCTCAGTCGACGAGGTCAGAGTCAAGTCCCTAGTAGCAGCTTTAAGGAATATTGACATCGCTAAAGTACTGGAGCAGGCCCTGGCCGCACCGGTTGCTGCCGCACCGGTTCAGGCAGCTCCTGCTCAAGAAGCCTCTAAGAAGGAGGAGAAGCCTGCTGAGGCTGAGGAGAAGAAGGAGGAAGGTGTTAGCGAGGAGACTCTTGCCGAGGGTTTAAGCGCGCTCTTCGGATAA
- a CDS encoding YhbY family RNA-binding protein translates to MRERLKERKRGKVDVQVGKRGVTDSLIKEVKTRLDKQGVVKVRVLKSARAFPDFDREEFAQKLAEAVGGEVKEVKGFTFIIVKRDRGNPRY, encoded by the coding sequence GTGAGGGAAAGGTTGAAAGAGAGAAAACGGGGTAAAGTAGACGTTCAAGTAGGTAAGAGAGGAGTAACTGATTCGCTAATTAAAGAGGTTAAGACGAGGCTTGACAAACAGGGAGTAGTCAAGGTGAGGGTTTTGAAATCCGCTAGGGCGTTTCCGGATTTCGACAGGGAGGAGTTTGCCCAAAAGCTAGCTGAAGCGGTGGGCGGGGAGGTTAAGGAGGTTAAGGGGTTTACTTTTATAATAGTTAAAAGGGATCGTGGTAATCCTAGGTATTAA
- a CDS encoding preprotein translocase subunit SecE: protein MNLREMVEMWRKIIMLATKPSREDYMTSLKLGLLGLALVGGISFVIRILFYTFLFPPPAG, encoded by the coding sequence ATGAATTTAAGGGAAATGGTTGAAATGTGGAGGAAGATCATCATGCTCGCGACGAAGCCCAGCAGGGAGGATTACATGACCTCCCTTAAACTAGGTCTGCTCGGCTTGGCTCTAGTGGGAGGTATATCTTTCGTCATAAGGATTTTATTCTATACTTTCCTTTTCCCGCCTCCAGCTGGGTGA
- a CDS encoding transcription elongation factor Spt5 produces the protein MSETEGVGGTSKIYAVRTTMGRELDVALVIARRVDELLSKGEDPGIASIIIPPNIRGYVFFEVERLAHLYKLVSEVKYVKASRPVKVSIEELEKLIMPKPVVESIAVGDIVEISRGPFRGMKAQVTGIDRNKNMLTVNILEAAFAIPISIPSDYVKPVKKGE, from the coding sequence TTGAGCGAGACTGAAGGAGTTGGCGGCACGAGCAAGATATATGCCGTGAGGACCACGATGGGTAGAGAGCTTGACGTAGCATTAGTCATAGCTCGAAGGGTTGACGAGCTTTTAAGCAAGGGAGAGGACCCTGGGATCGCAAGCATAATCATTCCTCCGAACATCAGAGGATATGTATTCTTCGAAGTAGAAAGACTCGCACACCTGTACAAGCTGGTCTCGGAGGTAAAATACGTTAAGGCTTCAAGACCAGTTAAGGTCTCTATTGAGGAGCTTGAAAAACTGATCATGCCGAAGCCCGTTGTGGAGTCAATAGCGGTTGGAGACATAGTGGAGATATCAAGGGGGCCTTTCCGTGGGATGAAGGCCCAGGTAACCGGAATAGATAGAAATAAAAACATGCTTACAGTGAATATTTTAGAAGCGGCTTTCGCGATCCCTATATCCATTCCGAGTGATTACGTGAAGCCAGTTAAAAAAGGTGAGTAG
- a CDS encoding 30S ribosomal protein S19e: MVNALEAPVDKLLDKLATYIKENVPEVKPPPWASFAKTGSHKEKPPFNQDWWYKRAASILRKLYKNGSPTGLAELRREYGGRKRRGVRPERSVEAPGNAIRKILQQLESAGLVRRTRRGRVLTPQGKALLDRLAYDVLVEEARVNPELAKYLPESVRVKISA; encoded by the coding sequence ATGGTTAATGCTTTGGAAGCGCCCGTGGACAAGTTGCTGGATAAGCTGGCTACCTACATTAAGGAGAATGTTCCAGAGGTGAAGCCTCCGCCGTGGGCATCTTTCGCCAAGACAGGGTCTCATAAGGAGAAACCGCCTTTCAACCAGGACTGGTGGTACAAGAGGGCTGCTAGCATACTACGCAAGCTGTACAAGAACGGCTCTCCCACGGGTTTGGCAGAGTTGAGGAGGGAGTACGGAGGCAGGAAGCGTAGAGGCGTTAGACCTGAAAGGAGCGTCGAAGCCCCCGGCAACGCGATCAGGAAGATCCTTCAGCAGCTGGAGTCAGCGGGTTTAGTGAGAAGGACTAGGAGAGGTCGAGTATTAACTCCTCAAGGCAAGGCGTTGCTGGATAGGCTTGCCTACGACGTCCTCGTTGAGGAGGCCAGGGTAAACCCTGAGCTGGCAAAGTATCTTCCGGAGTCCGTTAGAGTCAAGATTTCAGCCTAG
- a CDS encoding translation initiation factor IF-6 produces MDIIRMSFFGNSNIGVYGFSNNKIAIVPPGLGRDDLTAIRDTLKVEVIEARIAGTLLNGVFIGGNDQGIILPHIVFDEELENIRAKASEMGVSVEVVRTKHTALGNLLLCNNKGCISSPLLEREVRKQVSDLLGVEVVEKDLMKLSIPGSLGAVNDLGGAVHPGFVGDDLKALMDVLKIKAERATVNAGVPYIRSGVLANNKGIIVGGSTTGPEILRIKRGLGGEIE; encoded by the coding sequence ATGGATATTATAAGGATGAGTTTTTTCGGAAATTCCAATATCGGAGTATATGGGTTTTCAAACAATAAGATCGCGATAGTCCCTCCTGGGCTTGGGAGAGATGATTTAACCGCTATCAGAGATACGTTGAAAGTAGAGGTAATTGAGGCGAGAATAGCAGGGACTCTGCTCAATGGAGTCTTCATAGGGGGGAACGACCAAGGCATCATCCTGCCTCATATAGTTTTCGATGAGGAATTAGAGAATATCAGGGCTAAGGCTAGTGAGATGGGAGTCTCAGTTGAGGTTGTGAGGACGAAGCACACTGCCTTGGGCAACCTGCTCTTATGCAACAATAAAGGCTGTATTTCGAGCCCTTTACTTGAGAGAGAAGTTAGGAAGCAGGTCTCAGACCTTCTGGGGGTTGAGGTTGTGGAGAAGGACTTGATGAAGCTCTCCATTCCAGGTAGCCTCGGCGCAGTCAATGATCTCGGGGGAGCCGTACACCCGGGCTTCGTGGGCGATGATCTAAAGGCACTTATGGATGTTTTAAAAATAAAAGCTGAGAGGGCAACGGTAAACGCAGGCGTACCATATATAAGGAGCGGGGTATTAGCTAATAATAAGGGCATAATCGTCGGGGGAAGTACGACAGGACCCGAGATACTTAGGATTAAGAGGGGTTTGGGAGGTGAGATTGAATGA